Sequence from the Clostridium saccharobutylicum DSM 13864 genome:
TTTAATTCCCAATTCTTTCACTAAAACACCATTAACCTTGACTTTGCCTTCAGATATTATCTCTTCACATTTTCTCCTTGAAGCGATACCACAACTGGCCATATATTTTTGTAATCTTTCTTCCATAATTTATTCACTCCATATTTTGTACCTATAATTTATGATACATTTTTCATCTTTTGACATTTTAGATTATATCTTTTTCAATGCTATAATACAACAATTCATGTACCAATAATTGTTTAAATATTTAAAAATATCTTATCATAATATCAATTAATGCATATAATTATGTTTATTATGCTAATGGTATATCTTATTTAGTATTATTTTAACCTTTTTTCTTATGGTACTATATAATTATTGTTATCACTTAATTACAACCATATGTTATATGTTTATAAAAATTCCAAGTAGATATCTATTAAATTTTTAACACTAAAATACTATAATACTGAAAATAATAGAGACGCTTTCATAAGCGTCTCTATTATCTCATAATGAGATTATTTTATAATTACTTTGTCTCATTAAGCGTAGCAATCTTACAAGAAGAATCCACCACAGCCTCCACATCCTCCACCGAGGAATAATATTAATAAGATCCAAAGCCAGCTTCCTCCACAGCCTCCAAATCCGCCGCAGCCTCCGCCGAAACCACCGCATCCTCCAAAGCCACCGCCAAATCCATTGCCGCAGCCTCCAAATCCGCCACAGCCTCTATTACAACAAGAAAAATTATTGTTACAGCAACAAGAAGGTTGACAGCAACATCTATTACAACAGCAGCAATCACTTGAACATTTTGACATGTTTATCAACTCCTATTCTTTTGTTAATATATCTTATTCAAATTTTGCATTTTTTGTTCTTTATGATTAAAAAATAAATATAACTAATATTTTATTTACATAAAGACTATAATCTACACTAATTATGCAAAATAAAATATAATATGATAATATAGTATTGACTAAAAGGAGGAGACACAATGTTTTTTAAAATTATTATCTATGTAATTTATATGATATTTATGAGAATGAAAGGTCTAAAATATAATTATCTTAAAAAAATTAAAGGTCAAGACTTGGCTTCTAAGTATGTGCAAAAAGTTGCCTATCTATGGAGTGAATTTACGCTAAATATAATAGGCATAGATTTAGACGTAACTGGTAAAGAGAATATTCCTAATGAACCATGTGTATTTATAGGAAATCATTCTAGTATACTAGACATTCCAATAATACTTTATTCATCAAATAAAAAAATGGGATTTATAGCAAAAAAAGAACTTTTAAAAACACCATTTATAGGTTATTGGATAAAAAGAAGTGGTAGTGTACCAATCGACAGAGAAAACCCAAAAAGCGCTATTAAATCAATAAATGATGGAGTTGAAAACTTAAAGAATGGTTATTGTCTTGGAATATTTCCAGAGGGAACTCGAAATAAGGAAGGAAAGGTTGGTGAATTTAAAAGAGGCAGTTTAAAACTTGCTACAAAATCTCAAGTACCTATAGTTCCTGTGAGCATAGATAGAGCTTCCAGATCATTTGAAGATAATAAAAAATTTAAACCAAATAAGATAAAAGTAGTTTACGGAAAGCCAATATATACAAATTCTCTCTCAAAAGAAGATGAAAAATTATTAATGAACAATATTAGAAATACTATAATATCCAATTTGAATATGTCTTAACTATAAATAATATATAAAGTTAATATACTTTGATAATTAGAATTTAATTAAAATTATCTTATTTTGAACAAAAAAATTAGCTGTTACAAAACTAACATAGTCAGTTTTGTAACAGCTTGTTTATTATTTATAGAAATTTATGTTATATACTATTTTTTTGATCCAATATAATGAATTATTAATGCTAAAATTGTAAATACTACAGGTCCTGCAATCATTACAATCGTTGATGTATAATCACCTTTAAGTGACGGTTCTATAATTGTAAATATATTAGCAAATCCAACCGTAGCAGTAACTATAACAGCCACAATTACTGCTATGTTCTTATTTTTAAAAACTACAAATGGTTTTAATATACTATCTTTCTTCTTAAATGAAATAAAGGCTGTTGATAAAAATAGATATGGTAATGTCATAGCAACATTTGTCATTAAAATTAACATTTCAAAAAATGCTTTAGCATTTTTTCCACCCATTGATATAAGTAATACCATAACTACAACTATTATTGTTTGAATAATCATAGCATTTATTGGCATTCCACTTTCATCTATTTCAGCCATTTTTCCTGGCCATAACTTAGCTGGTGTTCCTTCTATTAATTGCTTAAGTGGTGCATATGACAACGTAAAAAATGCACCTGTTAAGGATAAAAACATTGATAAACCTACGAATCTAGCAACCCAATTACCCATTTGAATGCATATTGAATTACTCAAACCAAGTGAATTTCCTAGTGTAAATCCTAAATTATTCATAACAACATAAGCTACATTAGCCATGTTTACATTATCTCCTACTAATACACTGCTCCACTTTGTAAATACACCTACACAGAAAATTCCAAGTGAATAACCAATAGATATAACTACTGCTGCAATTGTTATTCCTTTCGGAAATGTCTTTTCAGCATTTTCAGTTTGATCAACAAGTCCCCCAACTGCTTCAATACCTCCAAATGCAAAAATTGCAAAAACCAAGAATGAAAGCATGGAACTAGTACTAGAATATGCTGGATTTGGTGAATTAACAAATGACATTGTTGATGTAATTTGCTCTGCAAGTTGTCCTTTATTTAAAATAAGTACTATACATGCTCCAACTATTAATACTACATTCAATAATGCACATGCAATTCCACCTATTGATGTAAATTTAGTAATTTTGCTCATCCCTTTTTTTGAGATTAAAAATACTACCGTTACCCAAATAGATCCTAATATTCCAATAGTTTTTGTAGAACTTAATCCGAGCAGACTCCAAGTTGATGTTATATCAACTCCAAAAATTGTATTTGATAATGGAATCCAAATAGTTGAACATATGTTAGTCATCCAAATTATATAAGATGCATACCACATAAATATTCCCACAAATGCAAATTTAGGCCCTACTGATTTCTCCATCCAAGAATATATACCTCCCTTTTCATCTTTGAAGGCTGCGCCATATTCCGCCATCATAAAAGCATAAGGTATAAAAAATGTTATAGCTCCTAGTATAAACCAAGGAATTGCCCCATATCCCATAAGGTAATATGATCTTGGCATATTAGCGAACCCAAATACTGATGTGAAAATCATAAGAATTAATGTCAATAGTGTCAGCTTTTTCTGTTTTTCAGTGTTTTCCATATTTGTTTTACTCCTTACTTTTTAAATTTTTCATGTGTTAAAATGAAGTTTGAGTCTTATCTAATTATCACATTTATGATTTGTTTTAGGCATATGAAAGAAAATAGCAAGTCCAACATGCCTTAATTGCAAGGTGTAAATTACTTCTTCTTATGTTAGTCTAATTTAAGCTTAATCCTTATTGCTAGAATTTTATAATCACAACTTTATTTTTTCCCCAATCGTGCATTATAATTTTTTAAATAAATGTAACTTAATCTAAAGAAATAACTCTTAAAATTATTCTCTTTAACTTATTTACTCACACGAATATATACTTCTAAATATTACTATTAATTTTTTTCTAAATCAAACATACCATTTATATACATTGATAATTAATTATCATTTTCTTTGTTATTTACTCAAAATTCATTATATATTTTAAACAATATATAATTTATAACTCAACTCATTAATTTGTTTATATTAAATCAATGTAAAAATAAAGAGAGTAGCAAATAATATTTCTACTATTTGTTACTCTCTCAAAGTTATAATTGTAAAGCAGTTATTTATATTATAATATAGTTTCCTTGACATTAGCTGAACATGTATAAAATCAATTTTTTTATAACTCTATTCATTGATTAGTTTTATAAAATTTTCATTTTTCATTAATATTGAAACATATGCAATTGAAATTGCAAGTACTATGTTTAATATAGGTATTAGTCCAATTATAATTAAAGTCATAAACACTTTCCAACTATATTTTCCACCCATTGATTTTATATTATTCTTATTTACTAATACTCTAATAAATAAAAATATTAAAGATATGCAGCTTAATACTATTGATATTGAATATAGATATAACACGTTATGCAACTCCTTTGAGTATAAATTTCGTTTTTCTCATTTTACATATTATACCATAATTTGGTTATATTATGTATTGATTATAAATGTAAAATAAAATTAGAATTATTCAACTTTTCGTTTTATAAGAAATCAATAAATTAGTGTCTCCATCTATCTGACTTAATTTATAAGTCCATTCTTTTATGTTTTCATCTATATTCCCAGCGGCATTAGATTTTATTACCTCACCTGGAACTTTAACTTCATTAATAAATTTAATATTTTTTATATAATTATATATTATTTCATCATTGTTAGTTTTATCTTTAATTAACTTATCAATAGATTGCTTATTTACTTTTAGATTAATATTATATGTAGTTTCTCCAATTCCTGATCTTTTTAAATAAGTCATTGTAGCTAATCCGCTAGAATTTATTTTTTGTTGCAAATCCTCAATAGATTTAAAATTATATGTAATTTCCTCAACATTTATATTATTTTTTAAATATCTATTGAAACTATAACCATTTTCTTTGGCCCACTTATGATCAATTATATCATTTCCTAATTTTGAACTTATAAAATTGTCATATAATATTTGTAATTTTACCGTTCCATATCCATTTTCATTTATTACAGTAAAACTTTTAAGATTAATATTTCCACATCCTAATAACATCATGGAAATAATTAAAGCTATCATAAATAATATTGATCTTTTAAATTTAATCATTTGTATTCCTCCAAGCACATCCTATTGTTTATTAATATAATGCCCAAAGATAACTTGTATATACGAAATAAGAACTAGGATATCCCCATAGTTCCTATAAAATATCATTCAATTATTTCTAGTTGTTCCTCACTTATGCAATATAAACCGCCTCTTGCCAATCCTGTTTTTAATACTATATTAACCATTCCATATTCGAAACTTTCTATTTCACCTTCATCTCCTATTTGAATGGCTCTTAACCTATCTATATTATCAATTGATTTTATTTTTACTTTTTTACCTTCATATAAATTTTTCATAATTGTTCGCCTACTTTTTTATACAAATATTTTGCTATATTACTTAAATTTCATTTATCTAAGAATTATTAACACAATATGCATTTAATATTCAAGTATTATAAATTAGTAAGTATAAAAAACTTTATCCATAAATATATACTTTCCTTTAGCATTAATACTAGTCAATAACTATACTAGCGCTTAATTTAAATTAGCTCTTTTTTTCCTATCTTAACTGTTAAACCACATCACCCTACATTTTTCAAACATATTCTGAAGAATATATATTCTTCAGAATATACATGGTTAAGAGCTTATTTGCTTTAAAATTCTATTATTTAAAAACATTTTAATACTCATAATAGTTAAAATAACAAAGCCTAGCGTTTTTTTAACTTTAAGGTCTATACTCTTGATGCAATTCTGTTACCATGCCATCTTTAATAGTTATTTCAAAAATTGGCCTATCCTTATATTTACCAACAATTATACTGTTAAAATCTTTATTAACAATCAGAACTTGTCCTTTACTATTAAAATCAATTTCACTAATATTCACATTATCCGCAACTTCTAATACTGTAGTATTACTAATAGGCATATCAAAACCATCATCTGGTATATAATCTCCAGTATCATCATGGACAATTACTTGATCTCCAGTTCTTCTTTCATAATCCCTAGCTTCATCTAAATCAGTAACAAACCTATCAAAATATCCCTCTATATATTTTTTATTATTCTTTTCATATCCTCTGTTTATATAAAACAATGTTTTTCCTTTGCTAGTACCAACATATGCATTAGGAACCCAAGCTCCACTAGAATTTAAATAGTAACCATCAATTGCTGTATTACTAGCCATATACCCATTAGAATAGAAATAGTACCAATTTCCACCAATTGATTTCCACCCTGTAGCATATGAATTGCCATCTTCATACCACCAGCCTGTACTATTTTGTTTCCACTCTGCATTTACCCCCACTGGTAACACCAATGTACTTAAACCTGTAAACATTATTGCTATAACCGCCTTTAACAATTTATTCTTCATATTATTTCATCCCCTTTATATAATATTTTATTTTTTTAAGAACAATTTGATTACTTATATGAAAGATATTATATATATAAAAACAATCACAAAATGTTAAGGCCAATAAAAAAGATATTATCTTTTGTAAATATAATAGTAGCAATTTATAACTTTTTAAATAATCTATTATGAGGAGCAATTTTATCTAAAGGAGATACAATGATAAAGGAAACTGTTGATTGTATAGATGCTGGAACTGAATACTGCCCTTGCAAACTGGCAGAATCTGGGCAATGTTTGATTTGTTCTCAATGCCAAGGTGAATGTTTTTGCGATTGCTTAAACTGGAAGGGGGTTTGTATATATCAAGAACTTAACAATAATGGTTATAAGGCAAAAGAAGGACGTAAGACTTATGACTGTAATGTAGAAAATGTAATTAAATATGATGATAATATAGTTATTATTAAATTCAAAGCCCCACATAAATTGGCTTTAGATTTAGTCAAACCTGGAAGTTACATTTTTATAAAGACAGATGAAAATAAGTATTTTGATGTTCCAATTTCAATTATGAACTCAGATATAGATAATGATATCATTACAGTTGCTGTGGAAATCAGAGGAATAAAAACCACTAAATTAAAAAATATAAACGCAAACGAAAACATATCAATTAGAGGACCATATTGGAATGGTGTATTTGGACTCAAAAATATATTAGCTCAAAATAATAATAAATGTCTAATTCTTGCTAGAGGCATTGGGCTAGCTCCTATGATGCCTGTAATAAGAAAATTGATTTATCAAAATAACGAGATTAATATTGTTATAGATAAAAGTCCATTTGAAACTAATATTGCAAAAGAACTTTTGAATGATTACTCAACAAAATATACAGAAAAAATATTATTGGATAAAGGAAACTTATCCGATTATGCTAAAGTTGTAATAAAAGATGCCCTTAATGATGGTGTAAATTACATTCATGTAGCTGGTGCTGATATATTAACTTATAATATTATAAATTATTTAAATGACATTGATAGAAATGATGTTATGCTTTCTTGTTGTAATAATTTCAAAATGTGTTGTGGCGAAGGAATTTGCGGAGCTTGCACTGCAAGATTTGCTGGGCACAAAGTAAGGCGATTCTGTAAAGAGCAAGCTGATCCAAGAAGTATATTTGAAGGGAGAAGATTTATATGAAAGTTGTTATTATTGGTGGCGGCTGGGCTGGTTGTGCCGCAGCTTTAAGTGCCAAAAAAGCTGGTGCGGATGTTACTATAATAGAAAAGACTGATCTTTTACTTGGTCTTGGTAACGTTGGCGGTATAATGAGAAACAATGGAAGATTCACAGCATCAGAAGAACTTATTGCTCTTGGCTGTGGAGACTTGATACAAATTACTGATAAAGTTTCTACTCACACCAATATAGATTTTCCAGGTCACAAGCATGCTACTTTATACAATGTTAATATGATTGAAGGTGAAGTTCGTAAATACTTAACTTCATTTAATATTAATCTTTTAATGGAAAGCCGTGTTACTGATATTAATTTAGATAATAAAAAAATTAATGGAGTATATCTTAGCGATGGAACTTATATAGATGGCGATGTTTTTATTGAAACTACTGGTACAACTGGACCTATGGGAAATTGTTTACGATATGGAAATGGTTGTTCTATGTGTGTCTTAAGGTGCCCTGCTTTTGGTCCAAGAATTAGTATAAGCCAAAGATGTGGTGTTGCTGATCTTCAAGGTGAGAGAGGCGATGATATACTTGGTGCCTTCTCAGGTTCATGTAAATTAGCTAAAGAAAGCTTATCAGAAGAAATAAGAAATGAACTTGATTCTAAAGGCGTTGTAATATTAAAAGTTCCAGAAGAAGATGTTAATTATGGTAAATTAAGTACAAAAGTTTGCCAGCAATATGCATTAAAGGAATTTGCAGAAAATATAATACTTTTAGATACAGGTCATGCTAAACTTATGACTACTTATTATCCTTTGCATAAACTCAGAAAAATTAAAGGTTTAGAAAATGCCAAATATGTTGATCCTTATGCAGGCAGTAAGGGTAATTCAATAAGATATTTATCCGTTGCTCCTAGAACAAATGATTTAAAAGTTACTGGTGTAGATAATTTATTCTGTGCCGGAGAAAAAAGTGGATTATTTGTTGGACATACCGAAGCAATCTGCACAGGAACTTTAGCTGGTCACAATGCTGTAAAATTAGTTATGGGTATGCCACTATTAATCCTTCCTTCTTCTATTGCTATTGGTGATTTAATATCATATGCCAATGAAAAAGCAGCAACAAGGGAAGGTAGAAAAGACAGGTATACTTTCGCAGGAGCTAGCTATTTCAAGAGAATGCAGAAATTAGGTCTTTATACTACTGATATAGCTGAAATTCAATCAAGAATTGATAAGATTAATCTTACTAATATTTTCAATCAAAAACTATGTTAACTTCAGATGCATCAACAATAGCATTAGCCAAAAATATACTATATATTTTAATAAATAATTAAAATACTACTGTTTTATGATAAAATTTTAGCTAAAAAATTTAAATATTACAACTTATAGAAAATACTCATTATACAATTTTTTATATATTAAAAAAACGAGACTATGTTATTTTAACTAAGATAACATAGTCTCATTTTAATATTATATTAATTCTTTAACATTTTGATTTTCAAAAGCAACTGTTTCTGATACATGTTTATATATTTTATCAGTTACGTTCCATCTATCAGGACAATTCAATACTACAATTATTATATCTTTTCCATTTTTATTAACTGATGAAACCAAACACTTTCCTGCTTGGCCAGTAGTACCTGTCTTTACTCCATTTGCACCTGGAATCTTCCAAAGAATTTTGTTTATATTATTATAATCTCTAGTAAAATTATATTTATCTTTAGAAATTTCCTTCGAACCTACAACTTCTCTAAACAAATCATAGTCCATTCCTTTTGATGTAAGTATTGCTAAATCATAAGCAGAAGAATAATGTTCACTGCTATCTAAACCATGAGGTGATTCAAAATGTGAATCTAATATTCCAATTCCTCTAGCATAATGGTTCATTATTTCTGAAAAACCTTCTACTGAACCTCCTAATCCTTCAGCTATTGCTATAGCTGCATCATTTCCTGACCTAAACATAAGTCCATAAATTAATTCTCTTAAAGTAATTTCTTCATCTGCTTTATATCCAACAGTAGACCCTCTAATACTAGCTGCTTTCTTACTTATAGTTAGTTTTCTATCTAAATCACCTTGTTCAATAGCAATAAGAGCTGTAAGTATTTTGGTTGTACTAGCCATTGGCACTAACTCATATGCATTTTGTTCAAATAATACTGTACCACTTTCTTTATCCATAGCAATTGCACATCTCGCATTTACTCTAAATTTTGTATCAGCACTTACATTTATACATAAAATTTGAGCAAATATAAAACTCAGTAATATTATAGTAATACTTTTTATACTCTTCCTCATAATTAATCACCCTCTATATTTACTATTTGATTCTAGTTTCTCTTTAAAATCATTTTTTAAACCTAGTTTAGTGATTTTTTAGGTTTATTTTTTTTATAAATAGTAAATACTTATGTAGTATACAAATTTTGGAGGGATTTTATGAAATTATTTCTCATTATCTTTATAATTTTCCTAATATTTTTTATGCCTATTCCATTAAAAATTACTGCTTATTATACTACAAACAACTATTATATTAAATTATACAACTTTACTATTTTCTCTAACAAAAATAAAAAAGAAATTGTAAAAGAAAAAACGCCTTATGATAAAAAAGCAAAAACAATATTTTCTAAATATAATTTTAAAAATATAAATTATAAATCTTTGATAAAAAAACTATATAACTCGAAGTTTAAACCTTTTTTAAGAATAAGTTTTAAATTAGATTATTCTCTTAGCGATGCTGCTAAAACAGGATTTTTTTATGGTATATTATATCAATTAATACCTTTAATTTACATTATCATTAATATTCCATTTAAAAGCACTAAATTCAAATATGATATAAATCCTATATTTGAAGATAATCCTTTACTAAAATTTGAAACTTCAAGTATATTTTTCTTTTCAATTGCAAATATTATATATGTATTATTCATTTTGTTTAAATTTATAATAAAAACAAGGGAGGTGCCCCCTTTAAAATAGGGGATAATTATGGCAAATGAACAACCAGTTGAAAATTTAATGAAAAACACCATAGAGAATCTTAGAAACATGATTGATGTAAATACAGTAATTGGAGATGCTGTTGAAACAAAAGATGGAACTTACATAATACCAGTTTCAAGATTATCATTTGGTTTTGCATCTGGCGGTAGTGAATATTCAAAGCCAAATGCTGATAATTCAATCTTTCCATTTGGCGGTGGCTCCGGCGCTGGTGCATCTGTAAGACCAGTTGCATTTTTAGTAGTTAAAGAAGATAGCGTTAGAATGTTACCTGTTGATGCCGATACTACTTATGATAGAATTGTTGATACTGTTCCTCAAATTTTAGATATGATAAAAAGTCTAGTTAAAGATTTAAGCTGTAAGAATAAAAATAGCAGCAAAGATAATAAAAATTGTGATGATAAGAATAAAAATTCTGATAATGGAAATAATACTAATGTTGACAGTTATGCTCAAAATAATAACTGTTGTGATAATCATAATATTTAAATAGCTCCTAATTTTTTAATTTTGTAAATGAAATAGGTGTACTGAAAATTCAGTACACCTATTTCTATTTTTTCAATCTACCTTACTCTAATTGACTCGAATTATTTTCATTTATATCTATTTCTTCTTGAATATCCTCGTGCCCAAATAAGTCCAATGAAGGAAGTTCTTCTAAATCTCTTAATTCAAATTGTCTTAAAAATTCCTCCGTAGTCCCATATAAAATTGGTCTTCCTGGAACTTCTAATCTACCAACTTCTTTTATCAATTCTTTTTCTACTAACCTTTGAATAGCACTCTCAGATTTTACACCTCTTATTTCGTCTATATCAATTCTAGTTATTGGTTGTTTGTATGCTATTATAGCCAAACTTTCTATTGATGCTTGAGATAAAGATTGTCTTTTATTTTTCTTCAAAAGTTTTTGAATATAATCTGCATTTTCTGATTTAGTAACTAGTTGATAGCCTCCTTTTATGCATATTATCTTTATTCCCCTAATTGGTTTATCATATTCCTCCATCATCTCTTGAATAAGAATTTCGATAAGTTTAGATTTTTCTTCAAGATGATTTGCTAAATCATTTAAACTTAAAGGTTCACCACTGGCAAATAATAAAGATTCTATAGCTGATTTTAAAGAATTTTTTCTCATATCATCTATAAAAGGAATTTGAATTGCTTTACTATTAGACATCTTCTTCTCTCCTCTCAATTATTATCTTCATAAAACTATCGCTTTGATAAACCTTAACCATCCTTTGTTTAATCATTTCAAGTAATGCTAAAAAGGTTACAATTCGCTCTAATTTGCATTCGCAATCTCTTGCAAGATCTTCAAAATCATTAACATCTCCTTTTTTTAATCTCTCTAGGATTATCTGCTGCTTGTCTTCTATTTTATATTTATCAACATAAATTTTCTTTTGTATAACATTATTTCTATTCTGTTTATTATTATAAATCTCTAGCAGATTGTTATATATATTATATAATTCTAAAAGACTTGTATTTTTGAATAAATCCTCTTTGGCATTACTTTGTTTCCTTTCTTCTATTATTTCTGGTTTTTTTCCATATACTTCTCCTGCACTAATATATCTATCCTTAAAAAATTGTGATACACCTTTTATTTTCTTATAAACTATAAGCTTTTCAAGAAGGTTCTTTTCTTCATCCTCTTCGTTTTCCTCTTCTTTTTTTGGCTTAGGTAATAGATACTTAGATTTTATTTCTATTAATGTAGCTGCAACTACAATAAATTCAGATGTAATTTCTAAATCCATCTCTTTCATAGTATTAAGATAATTTAGATATTGATTAGTTATCTCATATATTTTTACATTATATATACTCATTTGATTTTTCTTTATTAAATGTAATAATAAATCAAAAGGACCTTCAAAGTCATTAATTTTAATTTTCGGAAGTTCCATATAATACCTCCTCCATCATAGGTTTCCAAAGCTAAGGCACATGAAAATAAATAACAATTCCAAAGTACCATTGATATTTTTCATTAGGCAAGGATGGAAATTCTCCCCACAGCGGACTATTAGGTCAATTTGCCGATGCAGGACGATGAAAAATAGGCTGGCAAATGAACTTGCTATTTTTTGAATGTGTCTAAAGTTTAGTCATAATTACTTCACAATATATAATAACAATTTATATTGTTCAAAACAAGAAAAATAACCTTATATAGTATAACTAAACATTCTACTATAAAGGTTATTCATTCTTTTATAATCTAAATTAAATTTATAACATTATACACCCTTTTTAAATAAATTTTTAATGTTATATTTTATGTTATCTAAGAAGTTACCCTTCTTTATATTTCTATCAGAATATACTTCTACTTCTCCTACTTTTTCATCATTTAAATAAACTTCACATTTACCAATAACTTCTCCAGCTTTGTATTCTTTCTTAGTTTCATCTAGAATTATTTTCTTTACTAAATTATTACTTGCTCCTTTTGGTACTACTACAGTCAAATCATCCTTTGCCATAGCTATAAAGAATTTATCTGTTTGTTCATCCATACATACTTTTTGCAATTCTTCA
This genomic interval carries:
- a CDS encoding lysophospholipid acyltransferase family protein, translating into MFFKIIIYVIYMIFMRMKGLKYNYLKKIKGQDLASKYVQKVAYLWSEFTLNIIGIDLDVTGKENIPNEPCVFIGNHSSILDIPIILYSSNKKMGFIAKKELLKTPFIGYWIKRSGSVPIDRENPKSAIKSINDGVENLKNGYCLGIFPEGTRNKEGKVGEFKRGSLKLATKSQVPIVPVSIDRASRSFEDNKKFKPNKIKVVYGKPIYTNSLSKEDEKLLMNNIRNTIISNLNMS
- the yjeM gene encoding glutamate/gamma-aminobutyrate family transporter YjeM, translating into MENTEKQKKLTLLTLILMIFTSVFGFANMPRSYYLMGYGAIPWFILGAITFFIPYAFMMAEYGAAFKDEKGGIYSWMEKSVGPKFAFVGIFMWYASYIIWMTNICSTIWIPLSNTIFGVDITSTWSLLGLSSTKTIGILGSIWVTVVFLISKKGMSKITKFTSIGGIACALLNVVLIVGACIVLILNKGQLAEQITSTMSFVNSPNPAYSSTSSMLSFLVFAIFAFGGIEAVGGLVDQTENAEKTFPKGITIAAVVISIGYSLGIFCVGVFTKWSSVLVGDNVNMANVAYVVMNNLGFTLGNSLGLSNSICIQMGNWVARFVGLSMFLSLTGAFFTLSYAPLKQLIEGTPAKLWPGKMAEIDESGMPINAMIIQTIIVVVMVLLISMGGKNAKAFFEMLILMTNVAMTLPYLFLSTAFISFKKKDSILKPFVVFKNKNIAVIVAVIVTATVGFANIFTIIEPSLKGDYTSTIVMIAGPVVFTILALIIHYIGSKK
- a CDS encoding cell wall binding repeat-containing protein — protein: MKNKLLKAVIAIMFTGLSTLVLPVGVNAEWKQNSTGWWYEDGNSYATGWKSIGGNWYYFYSNGYMASNTAIDGYYLNSSGAWVPNAYVGTSKGKTLFYINRGYEKNNKKYIEGYFDRFVTDLDEARDYERRTGDQVIVHDDTGDYIPDDGFDMPISNTTVLEVADNVNISEIDFNSKGQVLIVNKDFNSIIVGKYKDRPIFEITIKDGMVTELHQEYRP
- a CDS encoding sulfide/dihydroorotate dehydrogenase-like FAD/NAD-binding protein, which produces MIKETVDCIDAGTEYCPCKLAESGQCLICSQCQGECFCDCLNWKGVCIYQELNNNGYKAKEGRKTYDCNVENVIKYDDNIVIIKFKAPHKLALDLVKPGSYIFIKTDENKYFDVPISIMNSDIDNDIITVAVEIRGIKTTKLKNINANENISIRGPYWNGVFGLKNILAQNNNKCLILARGIGLAPMMPVIRKLIYQNNEINIVIDKSPFETNIAKELLNDYSTKYTEKILLDKGNLSDYAKVVIKDALNDGVNYIHVAGADILTYNIINYLNDIDRNDVMLSCCNNFKMCCGEGICGACTARFAGHKVRRFCKEQADPRSIFEGRRFI
- a CDS encoding FAD-dependent oxidoreductase, translated to MKVVIIGGGWAGCAAALSAKKAGADVTIIEKTDLLLGLGNVGGIMRNNGRFTASEELIALGCGDLIQITDKVSTHTNIDFPGHKHATLYNVNMIEGEVRKYLTSFNINLLMESRVTDINLDNKKINGVYLSDGTYIDGDVFIETTGTTGPMGNCLRYGNGCSMCVLRCPAFGPRISISQRCGVADLQGERGDDILGAFSGSCKLAKESLSEEIRNELDSKGVVILKVPEEDVNYGKLSTKVCQQYALKEFAENIILLDTGHAKLMTTYYPLHKLRKIKGLENAKYVDPYAGSKGNSIRYLSVAPRTNDLKVTGVDNLFCAGEKSGLFVGHTEAICTGTLAGHNAVKLVMGMPLLILPSSIAIGDLISYANEKAATREGRKDRYTFAGASYFKRMQKLGLYTTDIAEIQSRIDKINLTNIFNQKLC
- a CDS encoding D-alanyl-D-alanine carboxypeptidase family protein, with translation MRKSIKSITIILLSFIFAQILCINVSADTKFRVNARCAIAMDKESGTVLFEQNAYELVPMASTTKILTALIAIEQGDLDRKLTISKKAASIRGSTVGYKADEEITLRELIYGLMFRSGNDAAIAIAEGLGGSVEGFSEIMNHYARGIGILDSHFESPHGLDSSEHYSSAYDLAILTSKGMDYDLFREVVGSKEISKDKYNFTRDYNNINKILWKIPGANGVKTGTTGQAGKCLVSSVNKNGKDIIIVVLNCPDRWNVTDKIYKHVSETVAFENQNVKELI
- a CDS encoding DUF2953 domain-containing protein yields the protein MPIPLKITAYYTTNNYYIKLYNFTIFSNKNKKEIVKEKTPYDKKAKTIFSKYNFKNINYKSLIKKLYNSKFKPFLRISFKLDYSLSDAAKTGFFYGILYQLIPLIYIIINIPFKSTKFKYDINPIFEDNPLLKFETSSIFFFSIANIIYVLFILFKFIIKTREVPPLK
- the ytfJ gene encoding GerW family sporulation protein, encoding MANEQPVENLMKNTIENLRNMIDVNTVIGDAVETKDGTYIIPVSRLSFGFASGGSEYSKPNADNSIFPFGGGSGAGASVRPVAFLVVKEDSVRMLPVDADTTYDRIVDTVPQILDMIKSLVKDLSCKNKNSSKDNKNCDDKNKNSDNGNNTNVDSYAQNNNCCDNHNI